Proteins from a genomic interval of Alphaproteobacteria bacterium:
- a CDS encoding biotin/lipoyl-binding protein codes for MFEFLRSSRDTVDTVVSQTAAEPDLRREIMEPRPPSGRRMLAVHWLVLAAVGLVVLVLLDTLLAPLLFLRADGVVTRRSRPLVAAYPATVKALQVTEGTAVTAGQVIAELSSLQISQQLASLAADYVRETRRNSQLRMRAELVTALLDLETRRNAAPVTPAAQAEAAERAFRSALDDLRRRYAALGVGFDVHQSRAALVTASRDLAARLPEVEAALRRAKMALDELQAIYDGGRLRAPGDGVVGRLAVVQGSLVKRGQRLLHIYSGPAFVLAHVPLGGAATAAQGDAVFIRTAAGDSPGRIVELLPLTAELPRDLAENVATVSQAQVMRIAFGEGVVPPPLLTPVKLWSGSLLPESLSGQVERLWRAPIEAWRDLDD; via the coding sequence ATGTTCGAATTTCTGCGTAGCAGCAGGGACACGGTGGATACGGTGGTCTCGCAGACCGCGGCCGAGCCCGATCTGAGGCGAGAGATCATGGAGCCGCGCCCGCCCAGCGGCCGGCGCATGCTGGCTGTGCACTGGCTGGTGTTGGCGGCCGTCGGCCTGGTCGTGCTGGTGTTGCTGGATACCTTGCTGGCACCGCTGCTGTTCCTGCGCGCCGACGGCGTGGTGACGCGCCGAAGCAGGCCGCTGGTGGCGGCTTATCCGGCCACGGTCAAAGCGCTGCAGGTGACTGAGGGCACGGCCGTGACGGCGGGCCAGGTTATCGCCGAGCTGAGCTCGCTGCAGATCAGTCAGCAACTTGCCAGCCTGGCCGCCGACTATGTCCGCGAAACCCGGCGCAATTCGCAGCTCAGGATGCGGGCCGAGCTGGTCACGGCGCTGCTCGATCTGGAGACCCGGCGCAACGCCGCCCCGGTCACCCCGGCGGCCCAGGCCGAGGCGGCGGAGCGCGCCTTTCGCAGTGCGCTGGATGACTTGAGAAGGCGCTATGCCGCCCTCGGGGTCGGCTTCGACGTGCATCAAAGCAGGGCCGCCCTGGTGACGGCCAGCCGGGACCTGGCGGCCCGGCTGCCGGAAGTCGAGGCGGCGCTGCGCCGCGCCAAGATGGCGCTCGATGAATTGCAGGCGATCTACGACGGTGGCCGCCTCAGGGCGCCCGGCGACGGTGTCGTCGGACGTCTGGCGGTGGTCCAGGGCAGCCTGGTCAAACGGGGCCAGCGCCTTTTGCATATTTATTCCGGACCGGCCTTCGTGCTCGCCCATGTGCCGCTTGGCGGCGCCGCCACGGCGGCCCAGGGCGACGCCGTCTTCATCCGCACCGCGGCCGGTGACTCGCCGGGCCGTATCGTCGAGTTGTTGCCGCTGACGGCCGAGTTGCCCCGTGACCTGGCCGAGAACGTGGCCACCGTGTCGCAGGCCCAGGTCATGCGCATCGCCTTTGGTGAAGGGGTCGTGCCGCCGCCGCTGCTGACCCCGGTGAAGCTCTGGTCCGGCTCGCTCTTGCCCGAGAGCCTGAGCGGTCAGGTCGAGCGGTTATGGCGCGCGCCCATCGAGGCCTGGCGCGATCTTGATGACTGA